A single Pseudomonas sp. DC1.2 DNA region contains:
- a CDS encoding nickel/cobalt efflux transporter, with product MANFAELLQQGGSHAWFYFPSAILLGALHGLEPGHSKTMMAAFIVAIRGSVKQAVLLGLAATLSHTAVVWLVAIGGMYLGKGLDAHTTEPYFQLASSALIIVIALWMLWRTWRGEQMFNFEQADDHHHGEHDHGHHDETHRIDTGHGRVELSIFEAGMPPHWRLKTLSGQAWSAADVRLVTTRADGSTQAFSFVEREGFLESTADIPEPHEFSARVSLGHAGHSHDYDLAFQEHDHEHAHSELEGLELSVDGYQDAHERAHANDIRKRFTNREVTTGQIILFGLTGGLIPCPAAITVLLLCLQVKEVALGGVLVLCFSIGLAITLVSVGAAAAIGAKQASNRWPWLGAVARRAPYLSSVLIIGVGLYVGIHGWMGLSAA from the coding sequence ATGGCAAATTTTGCAGAATTACTTCAACAAGGTGGCAGTCACGCCTGGTTCTACTTCCCCAGCGCGATACTGCTGGGCGCGTTGCACGGACTTGAGCCCGGTCACTCAAAAACCATGATGGCGGCGTTCATCGTTGCCATCCGAGGCTCGGTAAAACAGGCGGTGTTGTTGGGCCTGGCCGCGACGCTGTCGCACACTGCTGTGGTATGGCTGGTGGCTATTGGCGGGATGTACCTGGGCAAAGGGCTGGACGCTCATACCACTGAGCCTTACTTCCAACTCGCGTCTTCGGCGCTGATCATCGTGATAGCGCTATGGATGCTGTGGCGGACCTGGCGTGGCGAGCAGATGTTCAACTTCGAGCAAGCCGATGATCACCACCACGGCGAGCATGACCACGGCCACCACGATGAGACCCACCGTATCGATACCGGCCACGGCCGCGTCGAATTGTCGATTTTCGAAGCGGGGATGCCACCTCATTGGCGCCTGAAAACATTGAGCGGGCAGGCCTGGAGCGCCGCCGACGTGCGGTTGGTGACGACTCGCGCGGATGGCAGCACTCAAGCGTTTTCATTTGTCGAGCGAGAGGGTTTTCTGGAGTCGACCGCTGACATCCCCGAGCCTCATGAATTCAGCGCTCGTGTGAGTCTTGGGCATGCGGGTCATTCCCACGATTACGACTTGGCATTCCAGGAACATGATCACGAGCATGCGCATTCCGAACTGGAGGGGTTGGAGCTGTCTGTCGACGGTTATCAGGATGCACATGAGCGCGCCCATGCCAACGATATCCGTAAGCGTTTCACCAACCGCGAAGTCACCACGGGCCAGATCATCCTGTTTGGTTTGACCGGGGGCCTGATACCTTGCCCTGCGGCCATCACCGTCTTGCTGCTTTGCCTTCAGGTCAAGGAAGTGGCCTTGGGTGGTGTGCTGGTCCTGTGCTTCAGTATCGGCCTGGCCATTACGCTGGTCTCCGTCGGTGCGGCGGCGGCCATTGGCGCCAAGCAAGCGTCCAATCGCTGGCCCTGGCTTGGTGCGGTTGCGCGACGCGCACCTTACCTGTCTAGCGTGCTGATCATCGGCGTCGGGCTCTACGTGGGCATTCATGGCTGGATGGGCCTGAGCGCTGCGTAG
- a CDS encoding metal/formaldehyde-sensitive transcriptional repressor, whose protein sequence is MSHVHGQKEELLKRVRRIAGQVQAIERALDSDADCAKTLHLVAATRGAMNGLMDEIIEAHAHAHVANPALSDEERAKGVEELLEAIRRYSK, encoded by the coding sequence ATGTCACACGTTCATGGGCAAAAAGAAGAATTGCTAAAGCGGGTTCGGCGCATTGCCGGACAGGTCCAGGCGATAGAGCGTGCGCTGGATTCAGACGCTGACTGTGCAAAAACCTTGCACCTTGTTGCGGCTACACGGGGCGCGATGAATGGCCTGATGGATGAAATTATCGAAGCCCATGCTCACGCACATGTCGCCAACCCGGCGCTGAGCGATGAAGAGCGCGCCAAAGGCGTCGAAGAGCTGCTCGAAGCCATCCGTCGATATTCGAAATAG
- a CDS encoding 1,6-dihydroxycyclohexa-2,4-diene-1-carboxylate dehydrogenase encodes MNRFDEKVALITGAAQGIGRRVAERMAAEGARLVLVDRSDRVFELQAQLERVSEVLALTADLEHYAECSRVMHAAVERFGRLDVLVNNVGGTIWAKPFERYGEQQIEAEVRRSLFPTLWCCHAALPFMLAQGKGAIVNVSSVATRSINRVPYGAAKGGVNALTACLAFETAGRGVRVNATAPGGTEAPPRIIPRNSTEQSAQEKVWYQQIVDQTLDSSLMKRYGTLDEQAGAILFLASDEASYITGMIMPVGGGDPG; translated from the coding sequence ATGAACAGATTTGACGAAAAAGTCGCACTGATTACCGGTGCTGCCCAAGGCATCGGCCGGCGCGTCGCGGAGCGCATGGCCGCAGAGGGCGCCCGTCTGGTGTTGGTCGATCGTTCTGACCGAGTGTTTGAGTTGCAGGCGCAGTTGGAGCGGGTTAGCGAGGTACTGGCCCTGACCGCGGATCTGGAGCACTACGCCGAATGCAGTCGCGTGATGCACGCGGCTGTCGAGCGCTTCGGTCGTCTGGACGTGTTGGTCAATAACGTCGGCGGGACGATCTGGGCCAAACCGTTCGAGCGCTACGGCGAGCAGCAAATCGAGGCCGAAGTTCGCCGCTCGCTGTTCCCGACGCTGTGGTGTTGCCATGCCGCACTGCCGTTCATGTTGGCGCAAGGCAAGGGCGCGATCGTCAACGTGTCATCCGTCGCCACCCGCAGCATCAATCGGGTGCCGTATGGCGCGGCCAAGGGCGGGGTCAACGCGCTGACTGCCTGCCTGGCGTTCGAAACTGCCGGCCGTGGAGTGCGGGTCAACGCCACCGCGCCCGGCGGCACTGAAGCGCCGCCCCGGATCATTCCACGCAATAGCACCGAACAAAGCGCGCAAGAAAAGGTGTGGTATCAGCAGATTGTTGACCAGACCCTCGACAGCAGTTTGATGAAGCGCTACGGCACGCTGGATGAGCAGGCGGGCGCGATTCTGTTTCTGGCGAGCGACGAGGCGTCTTACATCACCGGCATGATCATGCCCGTGGGCGGCGGCGACCCAGGCTGA
- the benC gene encoding benzoate 1,2-dioxygenase electron transfer component BenC, translated as MTHSIAFNFEDGVTRFIDASTGETVADAAYRQGINIPLDCRDGACGTCKCFAEAGRYDLGEEYLEDALSADEAQQGFVLTCQMRALSDCVVRVPASSQVCRTHQARYDATISAVRQLSASTFLLSLKGETLNKLAFLPGQYVNLGVPGSAQTRAYSFSALQRNGEVSFLIRNVPGGLMSRFLTGIAKVGDSMTLAGPLGSFYLRDIRRPLLLLAGGTGLAPFTAMLEKIAGQGSEHPLHLIYGVSNDVDLVQLDRLEALAAQIPNFSFSTCVANPDSQHRLKGYVTQHIEPRHLNDGDVDVYLCGPPPMVDAVSQFLRDQGIAAANFYYEKFAASAA; from the coding sequence ATGACTCATTCCATTGCGTTCAATTTTGAGGACGGCGTTACTCGTTTCATCGACGCCAGTACCGGTGAAACGGTGGCCGATGCCGCGTATCGCCAAGGCATCAATATTCCCCTGGACTGCCGCGACGGTGCTTGCGGCACCTGTAAATGTTTCGCCGAGGCCGGTCGTTACGACTTGGGCGAGGAGTACCTCGAAGACGCCCTCAGCGCCGACGAAGCGCAGCAGGGTTTTGTCCTGACTTGCCAGATGCGCGCCCTGAGCGATTGCGTGGTGCGGGTGCCGGCATCGTCGCAGGTCTGCCGCACCCATCAGGCCCGCTACGACGCGACGATCAGCGCTGTGAGGCAGTTGTCCGCCAGCACCTTTTTGTTGTCGCTCAAGGGCGAAACCCTGAACAAACTGGCGTTCCTGCCGGGGCAATATGTGAACCTCGGGGTTCCCGGCAGCGCGCAGACTCGGGCGTATTCGTTTAGCGCGTTGCAGCGTAATGGCGAGGTCAGTTTTCTGATTCGCAACGTGCCTGGCGGCTTGATGAGCCGTTTTCTTACCGGTATCGCCAAGGTCGGCGACAGCATGACGCTGGCCGGGCCGTTGGGCAGTTTCTATCTGCGCGATATCCGCCGTCCGCTGTTGCTGCTGGCTGGCGGCACGGGCCTGGCGCCGTTCACCGCCATGCTCGAGAAAATTGCAGGGCAAGGCAGTGAGCACCCGCTGCATTTGATTTACGGGGTGAGCAATGACGTTGATCTGGTGCAGCTCGATCGACTGGAAGCGCTCGCCGCGCAAATCCCTAACTTCAGTTTCAGCACTTGCGTGGCCAACCCCGACAGTCAGCATCGCCTCAAGGGCTATGTGACCCAGCACATCGAACCTCGGCATCTGAACGATGGTGATGTCGATGTCTATCTGTGCGGACCGCCGCCGATGGTCGATGCCGTCAGCCAGTTCCTTCGCGATCAAGGCATCGCTGCGGCGAATTTCTACTACGAGAAATTTGCTGCCAGCGCGGCATGA
- the benB gene encoding benzoate 1,2-dioxygenase small subunit produces MTLTFDAVRDFLYREARYLDDRQWNQWLELYAPDATFWMPAWDDHGQLTEDPQREISLIWYGNRTGLEDRIFRIKTERSSASVPDTRTSHNISNIELTEQADGLCKVRFNWHTLSFRYKTVDSYFGSSFYTLDVRGENPLIKAKKVILKNDYVRQVIDVYHL; encoded by the coding sequence GTGACCCTCACCTTTGATGCCGTGCGCGATTTTCTATACCGCGAAGCGCGCTACCTCGACGACCGGCAATGGAACCAATGGCTGGAGCTGTACGCCCCCGACGCGACATTTTGGATGCCCGCCTGGGATGACCATGGTCAGCTTACCGAGGACCCGCAGCGGGAGATTTCGCTGATCTGGTACGGCAATCGCACAGGCCTGGAAGACCGCATTTTCCGCATCAAGACCGAGCGTTCCAGCGCCAGCGTGCCGGACACACGCACCTCCCACAACATCAGCAACATCGAGCTGACCGAGCAGGCTGATGGCCTGTGCAAGGTGCGTTTCAACTGGCACACGCTGAGCTTTCGCTACAAAACCGTCGACAGCTATTTCGGCAGCAGTTTCTACACCCTCGATGTGCGCGGTGAAAACCCGCTGATCAAGGCCAAGAAAGTGATCCTGAAGAACGACTACGTTCGTCAGGTCATCGATGTTTACCACCTGTGA
- the benA gene encoding benzoate 1,2-dioxygenase large subunit has product MSLRPEYLHSLLEENPEQGLYRCKREMFTDPRLFDLEMKHIFEGNWLYLAHESQIPNKNDFYTTTMGRQSIFIARNKEGELNAFINACSHRGAMLCRHTSGNKSSYTCPFHGWTFNNSGKLLKVKDPAAAGYPASFNCEGSHDLTKVARFESYRGFLFASLNADVVPLVEHLGESSKIIDMIVDQSADGLEVLRGSSSYVYEGNWKLTAENGADGYHVSSVHWNYAATQNQRKQREAGDSNPTMSAGSWAKQGGGFYSFDKGHMLLWTRWANPEDRPLYERRDELAQDFGQARADWMIENSRNLCLYPNVYLMDQFSSQIRIARPISVNRTEITIYCIAPKGESDSARSSRIRQYEDFFNVSGMATPDDLEEFRSCQMGYQGSTPTWNDMSRGAEHWVEGADEAAKEIDLHPLLSGVRTEDEGLFVLQHRYWQQTMLKALAAEQSARIAVEDVQ; this is encoded by the coding sequence ATGTCCCTGCGACCCGAATACCTTCACTCCCTGCTTGAAGAAAATCCAGAACAGGGCCTCTATCGCTGCAAGCGCGAGATGTTCACTGATCCACGGCTGTTCGATCTCGAGATGAAACACATCTTTGAAGGCAACTGGCTGTACCTGGCTCACGAAAGCCAGATTCCCAATAAAAACGATTTCTACACCACCACCATGGGGCGCCAGTCGATCTTCATCGCACGCAATAAGGAGGGCGAGTTGAACGCCTTCATCAATGCGTGCAGTCACCGTGGTGCGATGCTGTGCCGGCACACGTCCGGCAACAAGAGTTCCTACACGTGCCCATTTCATGGCTGGACGTTCAACAACTCTGGCAAGTTGCTCAAGGTCAAGGACCCCGCAGCGGCCGGCTACCCGGCGAGTTTCAACTGCGAAGGCTCGCATGACCTGACCAAAGTGGCGCGTTTCGAGTCCTACCGTGGCTTTCTGTTCGCCAGCCTCAATGCCGATGTGGTACCGCTGGTGGAGCACCTCGGCGAGTCGTCGAAAATCATCGACATGATTGTCGATCAATCGGCCGATGGCCTGGAAGTGTTGCGCGGTAGCTCCAGCTACGTCTACGAAGGTAACTGGAAACTCACCGCCGAAAATGGGGCCGACGGCTACCACGTCAGCTCGGTCCACTGGAACTACGCGGCCACCCAGAACCAGCGTAAACAGCGTGAAGCGGGCGACAGCAACCCGACCATGAGCGCCGGTAGTTGGGCCAAGCAGGGCGGTGGTTTTTACTCCTTCGACAAGGGCCATATGCTGCTCTGGACGCGTTGGGCTAACCCCGAGGACCGGCCGTTGTACGAGCGTCGCGATGAGCTGGCGCAGGATTTCGGTCAGGCGCGCGCCGATTGGATGATCGAGAACTCGCGCAACTTGTGCCTGTACCCGAACGTGTACCTGATGGATCAGTTCAGCTCGCAGATTCGCATTGCCCGCCCGATTTCGGTTAATCGCACTGAAATCACCATTTACTGCATCGCCCCCAAAGGTGAAAGCGACAGCGCACGTTCGAGCCGGATTCGTCAGTACGAGGATTTCTTCAACGTCAGCGGCATGGCCACCCCGGACGATCTTGAAGAGTTTCGTTCCTGCCAGATGGGCTATCAAGGCAGCACACCGACGTGGAACGACATGTCCCGAGGCGCCGAACACTGGGTTGAAGGTGCCGATGAAGCGGCCAAGGAAATCGATCTGCACCCGCTGCTCAGCGGTGTACGCACCGAAGACGAAGGACTGTTTGTGCTGCAACACAGGTATTGGCAGCAAACGATGCTTAAGGCGTTGGCCGCTGAACAGTCGGCGCGGATTGCGGTGGAGGACGTGCAGTGA
- a CDS encoding AraC family transcriptional regulator: MMDVQLLSARSRVFDHADPYAVSGYVNQHVGNHCILMPRAGQPLARLDHRKFAGLDLCRISYGASVRVTCGALDSVYHLQILLRGHCLWRGLGEEHYFAPGELLLINPDDPVDLTYSNDCEKFILKVPARLLERVCEEQHWQYPHLGVRFLQNRYQLEQLEGFVSLLAMICQEAEATEQLPRVQEHYAQIVVSKMLCLMRTNVSRDNAGSPSATFEAIADYIARHLKQDIDSADLARQARMSLRSLYGLFERNAGNTPKNYIRQKRLERVNACLSDPTCNVRNVTEVAMDYGFLHLGRFSDSYRKQFGELPSQTLKRRCC, encoded by the coding sequence ATGATGGACGTGCAACTGTTGAGCGCGCGCAGCAGAGTGTTCGACCATGCCGACCCCTACGCGGTGTCTGGTTATGTCAATCAGCATGTCGGCAACCATTGCATTCTGATGCCCCGCGCCGGCCAACCGCTGGCCCGCCTCGATCATCGAAAATTCGCCGGTCTGGACCTCTGCCGTATCAGCTACGGCGCCAGCGTGCGCGTAACCTGCGGCGCGCTCGACAGCGTCTACCACCTGCAAATCCTGCTGCGCGGACACTGCTTGTGGCGGGGGCTAGGTGAGGAACATTACTTCGCTCCGGGCGAGTTGTTATTGATTAACCCGGATGATCCGGTGGACCTGACCTATTCCAACGATTGCGAAAAATTCATCCTTAAAGTGCCTGCCCGGCTGCTCGAGCGAGTGTGTGAAGAGCAGCACTGGCAATACCCGCACCTGGGCGTGCGGTTTCTGCAGAACCGTTATCAGTTGGAGCAACTGGAAGGTTTCGTCAGCCTGTTGGCGATGATTTGCCAGGAAGCCGAGGCCACCGAACAACTGCCCAGGGTGCAGGAACACTACGCGCAGATCGTCGTCAGCAAGATGCTTTGCCTGATGCGAACCAACGTCAGCCGCGATAATGCCGGCTCGCCTTCGGCGACATTCGAGGCGATTGCCGATTACATCGCACGTCACCTCAAGCAAGACATCGACAGCGCAGACTTGGCGCGTCAGGCGCGAATGAGCCTGCGTTCGTTGTATGGATTGTTCGAGCGCAACGCGGGAAATACACCGAAAAACTACATTCGCCAGAAACGTCTGGAGCGCGTCAACGCCTGCCTGAGCGACCCGACGTGCAACGTGCGCAACGTGACTGAAGTGGCCATGGATTACGGTTTTTTACACCTTGGCCGGTTCTCCGACAGCTACCGCAAGCAATTCGGTGAATTGCCCTCGCAGACCCTCAAGCGCCGGTGCTGCTGA
- the catA gene encoding catechol 1,2-dioxygenase, translated as MNVKISHTASAQKFLEEASGLLNEAGNPRVKALVYRILRDSVNIIEDLAVTPEEFWKAVNYLNVLGARQEAGLLVAGLGLEHYLDLLMDAEDEKAGKSAGTPRTIEGPLYVAGAPLSNVEARLDDGADPGVTLFMRGQIKNTAGEPLAGAVVDVWHANTGGTYSYFDSTQSEFNLRRRIVTDADGFYRFRSIVPSGYGCPPDGPTQQLLDQLGRHGQRPAHIHFFISAPDHRHLTTQINLDGDRYLHDDFAYATRDELIAQITFSEDPQRAAAHGVSGRFAEIEFDFTLQTSAQPDEQQRQERVRALEG; from the coding sequence ATGAACGTCAAGATTTCCCACACTGCCAGCGCCCAGAAATTTCTTGAAGAGGCCAGCGGTCTGCTCAACGAGGCGGGTAACCCAAGGGTCAAAGCGCTGGTCTACCGGATCCTGCGTGACTCGGTGAATATCATCGAAGACTTGGCCGTGACCCCGGAAGAGTTCTGGAAAGCGGTCAATTACCTCAACGTGTTGGGTGCGCGCCAGGAGGCGGGTCTGCTGGTGGCCGGCCTCGGCCTTGAGCATTACCTCGACCTGCTGATGGATGCCGAAGACGAGAAAGCCGGCAAGTCCGCAGGCACGCCGCGCACCATCGAAGGGCCGCTGTACGTGGCGGGTGCGCCGCTGTCGAATGTCGAAGCACGACTTGATGACGGCGCCGACCCGGGTGTGACGCTGTTCATGCGGGGCCAAATCAAGAACACGGCCGGCGAACCGTTGGCCGGTGCCGTGGTGGACGTCTGGCACGCCAATACGGGCGGCACTTACTCCTATTTCGACAGCACCCAATCGGAATTCAATCTGCGTCGCCGGATCGTGACCGATGCCGACGGTTTTTACCGTTTTCGCAGCATCGTGCCGTCGGGCTATGGCTGCCCGCCGGACGGTCCGACTCAGCAACTGCTCGATCAACTGGGTCGTCATGGCCAGCGTCCGGCGCATATCCACTTCTTCATCTCCGCGCCGGACCATCGTCACCTGACCACTCAGATCAACCTCGACGGCGATCGATACCTGCACGATGATTTCGCCTATGCCACCCGTGATGAATTGATTGCTCAAATTACCTTCAGCGAAGACCCGCAACGCGCAGCGGCGCACGGGGTCAGCGGTCGTTTCGCCGAAATCGAGTTTGATTTCACTTTGCAGACGTCGGCCCAGCCTGACGAGCAGCAGCGTCAGGAGCGGGTTCGCGCACTCGAAGGCTGA
- the catC gene encoding muconolactone Delta-isomerase, producing the protein MLFHVKMTVNLPVDMNPEAAAKLKADEKALAQRLQAQGKWRHLWRIAGLYANFSVFDVDSVQELHDVLMQLPLYPYMAIEVTALCRHPSSIREDDR; encoded by the coding sequence ATGCTGTTCCACGTAAAAATGACCGTGAATTTGCCGGTCGACATGAACCCAGAAGCGGCTGCCAAGCTGAAGGCTGACGAGAAAGCCCTGGCTCAGCGTCTGCAAGCGCAAGGCAAATGGCGTCACCTGTGGCGTATTGCCGGTCTCTACGCCAATTTCAGCGTCTTTGATGTCGACAGCGTTCAGGAACTGCACGACGTATTGATGCAATTGCCGCTGTATCCGTACATGGCCATCGAAGTCACCGCCCTGTGTCGGCATCCGTCTTCCATCCGTGAGGATGACCGCTGA
- a CDS encoding muconate cycloisomerase family protein, producing the protein MLVTAVTSIETIIVDLPTLRPHKLAMHTMQNQTLVIIRVRCADGIEGIGESTTIGGLAYGNESPDSIKTNIDKHFAPLLVGQDSANVNAAMLRLERSIRGNTFAKSGIETALLDAQGKRLGLPVSELLGGRVRDALTVAWTLASGDTAKDIAEAEKMLDLRRHRIFKLKIGAGDVNRDLAHVIAIKKALGERASVRVDVNQAWDEAVALRACRILGANGIDLIEQPISRNNRSGMVRLNAMSPAPIMADESIECVEDAFNLAREGAASVFALKIAKNGGPRAVLRTAAIAEAAGIGLYGGTMLEGGIGTLASAHAFVTLNKLAWDTELFGPLLLTEDVLSEPLVYRDFELHVPNTPGLGLTLDEERLAFFRRDKTSTAIHQA; encoded by the coding sequence ATGCTTGTAACAGCCGTTACATCGATCGAGACGATCATCGTCGACCTGCCGACCCTCCGCCCGCACAAGCTGGCGATGCACACCATGCAGAACCAGACGCTGGTGATCATTCGTGTGCGCTGTGCCGATGGCATTGAAGGTATCGGCGAATCCACCACCATCGGTGGCCTGGCCTACGGCAACGAGAGTCCTGACAGCATCAAAACCAACATCGACAAACACTTCGCGCCGCTGCTGGTGGGTCAGGACAGTGCCAATGTGAATGCCGCGATGTTGCGCCTGGAGCGCAGTATTCGTGGCAATACTTTCGCCAAATCAGGTATCGAAACCGCACTGCTCGATGCTCAAGGCAAGCGCCTCGGTCTGCCGGTCAGCGAACTGCTGGGCGGGCGGGTGCGTGATGCACTGACGGTGGCGTGGACCCTGGCCAGTGGCGACACCGCCAAGGACATCGCTGAAGCAGAAAAAATGCTCGACCTGCGCCGTCATCGGATCTTCAAACTAAAAATTGGTGCTGGCGACGTCAACCGCGACCTGGCTCATGTGATTGCGATCAAAAAAGCCCTGGGTGAGCGCGCGAGCGTGCGAGTCGATGTCAATCAGGCCTGGGACGAAGCAGTCGCTTTGCGCGCGTGCCGGATTCTGGGCGCCAACGGCATCGACCTGATCGAACAGCCCATCTCACGTAATAACCGCTCGGGTATGGTGCGTTTGAACGCCATGAGCCCGGCGCCCATCATGGCCGACGAGTCCATCGAATGTGTCGAGGATGCGTTCAATCTGGCGCGCGAAGGCGCGGCCTCCGTGTTCGCCCTGAAGATCGCTAAAAACGGTGGCCCGCGTGCGGTGCTGCGCACGGCGGCGATTGCCGAGGCGGCCGGCATTGGTCTGTATGGCGGCACCATGCTCGAAGGTGGAATCGGCACCTTGGCGTCGGCGCATGCTTTTGTCACGCTGAATAAATTGGCGTGGGACACCGAGCTGTTTGGCCCGTTGCTGCTGACCGAAGATGTCCTCAGTGAGCCCCTGGTCTATCGCGATTTCGAACTTCACGTTCCCAACACCCCCGGCCTGGGTCTGACCCTCGATGAAGAGCGCCTGGCATTTTTCCGCCGGGACAAGACCTCCACCGCCATTCACCAAGCCTGA
- a CDS encoding LysR family transcriptional regulator, whose protein sequence is MELRHLRYFQVLAHTLNFTRAAELLHIAQPPLSRQIQQLEDELGVLLLERGRPLKLTDAGRFFHEHSTALLEQLGKVCDNTRRIGLGEKTWLGIGFAPSTLYGVLPELIRRLRSAEPLALELGLSEMTTLQQTQALKAGRIDIGFGRIRIDDPAIIQTVLTEDRLVAALPAGHPLLAKPISLRELANEPFVLYPFNPRPSYADHVIGLFQSYGVSIHVAQWTNELQTAIGLVGAGIGVTLVPASVQLLHRDDIGFTDLLEDDATSPIILSRRVGDVSPGLNHCLQMIDELLPRH, encoded by the coding sequence ATGGAACTGCGTCATCTGCGGTATTTTCAGGTGCTGGCTCACACCCTCAACTTCACCCGCGCCGCCGAGCTGCTGCACATCGCCCAGCCACCGCTGAGCCGGCAGATCCAACAACTGGAGGATGAGCTCGGGGTGTTGCTGCTGGAGCGTGGACGGCCGTTGAAATTGACCGATGCAGGACGGTTTTTCCATGAGCATTCAACGGCATTGCTGGAGCAACTGGGCAAGGTTTGCGATAACACACGACGGATCGGCTTGGGCGAAAAGACGTGGCTGGGCATCGGCTTTGCGCCGTCAACGCTCTATGGCGTGCTGCCGGAACTGATTCGCCGTTTGCGCAGCGCTGAACCCCTGGCGCTGGAGCTGGGACTTTCGGAAATGACCACGCTGCAACAGACGCAAGCACTCAAGGCTGGACGTATCGACATCGGGTTCGGCCGCATCCGCATCGACGACCCGGCCATCATTCAGACCGTCTTGACCGAGGATCGACTGGTCGCCGCCCTTCCCGCCGGCCACCCCTTGCTGGCTAAACCGATCAGCCTGCGCGAACTGGCGAACGAACCCTTCGTTTTGTACCCGTTCAACCCACGGCCGAGCTACGCCGATCATGTGATTGGCTTGTTCCAATCCTACGGCGTGAGTATCCATGTGGCGCAGTGGACCAACGAGCTGCAAACGGCCATTGGCTTAGTGGGAGCAGGCATCGGGGTCACGCTGGTGCCGGCTTCGGTGCAGTTGCTGCACCGCGATGACATTGGCTTCACCGACCTGTTGGAAGACGATGCGACGTCGCCGATTATCCTCAGCCGGCGGGTGGGCGACGTTTCGCCGGGGTTGAATCATTGCTTGCAGATGATTGATGAGCTGCTGCCGCGACATTGA